From a region of the Sander lucioperca isolate FBNREF2018 chromosome 8, SLUC_FBN_1.2, whole genome shotgun sequence genome:
- the LOC116056535 gene encoding uncharacterized protein LOC116056535 isoform X9 translates to MLFVRAVWNENGKEMEGTIPDAWVNVAEKTLRWPKTRAKYCFDNHVAPKEDWETFPLLKVKITSESFHECEDYDQTSHAELCEEDEDEEVVVKKRMKKTKQFDDFVEGSDLSEATAEEDDKEKRKGDSSPIIPVFPTPPIKLKNVGVDRSNSGSPRSAGRDRSTGRTARSAGRDRSTSRSPRSAGRDRSTSRSPRSAGRDRTTSRTARSVGRDRTTSRTPRSLDRDRSTSGSSRSVGWDNSSSRVHRSQAVEGLSHEMSSYNRDVPTTFPLSEAKFQKIVLTKLVTLTDEVKQLQRSMPKSSIEIIKINTLEEFEREEASLLDKNKFETLVCQLARVGGKDVKDCTHKVMDRLFTNNLMTLFNLKGKGKKDKIGLEDKKLFSAIKAAVMKWDAAATEAQIKSAASDHLKHAPGRVGGGGYK, encoded by the exons ATGCTTTTCGTCAGGGCCGTTTGGAATGAAAATGGGAAGGAAATGGAGGGGACCATCCCTGATGCCTGGGTTAATGTAGCTGAGAAAACCCTTCGATGGCCAAAGACGAGGGCAAAATATTGTTTTGACAACCATGTGGCTCCTAAGGAGGACTGGGAAACTTTCCCATTGTTGAAAGTAAAAATTACCTCAG AAAGTTTCCATGAGTGTGAAGACTACGATCAAACCAGCCATGCTGAACTATGTGAAGAAGATGAAGACGAAGAGGTTGTAGTCAAAAAAaggatgaaaaaaacaaaacagtttgaCGATTTTGTTGAAG gaTCTGACCTGTCTGAGGCGACTGCTGAGGAGGATGATAAAGAAAAGCGGAAAGGAG ATTCCAGTCCAATAATTCCAGTATTTCCCACCCCACCAATCAAGTTAAAGAATG TGGGCGTCGACAGATCAAATAGTG GTTCACCCAGGTCTGCGGGCCGTGACAGGTCAACTGGTC GTACAGCCAGGTCTGCAGGCCGTGACAGGTCAACTAGTC GTTCACCCAGGTCTGCGGGCCGTGACAGGTCAACTAGTC GTTCACCCAGGTCTGCAGGCCGTGACAGGACAACTAGTC GTACAGCCAGGTCTGTGGGCCGTGACAGGACAACTAGTC GCACACCCAGGTCTTTGGACCGCGACAGGTCAACTAGTG GTTCATCCAGGTCTGTGGGCTGGGACAATTCAAGCAGTC GTGTACACAGGTCCCAGGCTGTGGAAG GTCTTTCACATGAAATGTCCAGTTATAATAGGGATGTGCCAACCACATTCCCCCTGTCAGAAGCGA AATTCCAAAAAATAGTGCTGACAAAGCTGGTGACTCTCACTGATGAGGTCAAACAACTCCAGAGGAGCATGCCTAAatctagcattgagatcataAAGATTAACACCTTGGAAGAGTTCGAGAGGGAGGAGGCTTCTCTTCTGGataaaaacaaatttgaaaCCTTG gTTTGTCAGCTGGCAAGAGTGGGTGGGAAAGATGTAAAGGACTGCACGCACAAAGTGATGGacag GCTCTTCACCAACAACCTAATGACACTGTTTAATTTGAAagggaagggaaaaaaagataaaattgGGCTCGAAGACAAGAAATTGTTTTCAGCAATAAAAG CTGCTGTCATGAAATGGGACGCAGCTGCCACAGAGGCCCAAATAAAGTCGGCGGCATCGGACCACCTAAAACATGCCCCTGGGAGAGTAGGGGGTGGtggttataaataa
- the LOC116056535 gene encoding uncharacterized protein LOC116056535 isoform X4 produces MLFVRAVWNENGKEMEGTIPDAWVNVAEKTLRWPKTRAKYCFDNHVAPKEDWETFPLLKVKITSESFHECEDYDQTSHAELCEEDEDEEVVVKKRMKKTKQFDDFVEGSDLSEATAEEDDKEKRKGDSSPIIPVFPTPPIKLKNVGVDRSNSGSPRSAGRDRSTGRTARSAGRDRSTSRSPRSAGRDRSTSRSPRSAGRDRTTSRTPRSLDRDRSTSVLGSTDSSRSRSRSVGRDSSISCSSRSVGWDNSSSRVHRSQAVEGLSHEMSSYNRDVPTTFPLSEAKFQKIVLTKLVTLTDEVKQLQRSMPKSSIEIIKINTLEEFEREEASLLDKNKFETLVCQLARVGGKDVKDCTHKVMDRLFTNNLMTLFNLKGKGKKDKIGLEDKKLFSAIKAAVMKWDAAATEAQIKSAASDHLKHAPGRVGGGGYK; encoded by the exons ATGCTTTTCGTCAGGGCCGTTTGGAATGAAAATGGGAAGGAAATGGAGGGGACCATCCCTGATGCCTGGGTTAATGTAGCTGAGAAAACCCTTCGATGGCCAAAGACGAGGGCAAAATATTGTTTTGACAACCATGTGGCTCCTAAGGAGGACTGGGAAACTTTCCCATTGTTGAAAGTAAAAATTACCTCAG AAAGTTTCCATGAGTGTGAAGACTACGATCAAACCAGCCATGCTGAACTATGTGAAGAAGATGAAGACGAAGAGGTTGTAGTCAAAAAAaggatgaaaaaaacaaaacagtttgaCGATTTTGTTGAAG gaTCTGACCTGTCTGAGGCGACTGCTGAGGAGGATGATAAAGAAAAGCGGAAAGGAG ATTCCAGTCCAATAATTCCAGTATTTCCCACCCCACCAATCAAGTTAAAGAATG TGGGCGTCGACAGATCAAATAGTG GTTCACCCAGGTCTGCGGGCCGTGACAGGTCAACTGGTC GTACAGCCAGGTCTGCAGGCCGTGACAGGTCAACTAGTC GTTCACCCAGGTCTGCGGGCCGTGACAGGTCAACTAGTC GTTCACCCAGGTCTGCAGGCCGTGACAGGACAACTAGTC GCACACCCAGGTCTTTGGACCGCGACAGGTCAACTAGTG TTTTGGGTTCCACAGATtcgtccaggtccaggtccaggtctgTGGGCCGGGACAGTTCAATTAGTT GTTCATCCAGGTCTGTGGGCTGGGACAATTCAAGCAGTC GTGTACACAGGTCCCAGGCTGTGGAAG GTCTTTCACATGAAATGTCCAGTTATAATAGGGATGTGCCAACCACATTCCCCCTGTCAGAAGCGA AATTCCAAAAAATAGTGCTGACAAAGCTGGTGACTCTCACTGATGAGGTCAAACAACTCCAGAGGAGCATGCCTAAatctagcattgagatcataAAGATTAACACCTTGGAAGAGTTCGAGAGGGAGGAGGCTTCTCTTCTGGataaaaacaaatttgaaaCCTTG gTTTGTCAGCTGGCAAGAGTGGGTGGGAAAGATGTAAAGGACTGCACGCACAAAGTGATGGacag GCTCTTCACCAACAACCTAATGACACTGTTTAATTTGAAagggaagggaaaaaaagataaaattgGGCTCGAAGACAAGAAATTGTTTTCAGCAATAAAAG CTGCTGTCATGAAATGGGACGCAGCTGCCACAGAGGCCCAAATAAAGTCGGCGGCATCGGACCACCTAAAACATGCCCCTGGGAGAGTAGGGGGTGGtggttataaataa
- the LOC116056535 gene encoding uncharacterized protein LOC116056535 isoform X6 has product MLFVRAVWNENGKEMEGTIPDAWVNVAEKTLRWPKTRAKYCFDNHVAPKEDWETFPLLKVKITSESFHECEDYDQTSHAELCEEDEDEEVVVKKRMKKTKQFDDFVEGSDLSEATAEEDDKEKRKGDSSPIIPVFPTPPIKLKNVGVDRSNSGSPRSAGRDRSTGRTARSAGRDRSTSRSPRSAGRDRSTSRSPRSAGRDRTTSRTPRSLDRDRSTSDSSRSRSRSVGRDSSISCSSRSVGWDNSSSRVHRSQAVEGLSHEMSSYNRDVPTTFPLSEAKFQKIVLTKLVTLTDEVKQLQRSMPKSSIEIIKINTLEEFEREEASLLDKNKFETLVCQLARVGGKDVKDCTHKVMDRLFTNNLMTLFNLKGKGKKDKIGLEDKKLFSAIKAAVMKWDAAATEAQIKSAASDHLKHAPGRVGGGGYK; this is encoded by the exons ATGCTTTTCGTCAGGGCCGTTTGGAATGAAAATGGGAAGGAAATGGAGGGGACCATCCCTGATGCCTGGGTTAATGTAGCTGAGAAAACCCTTCGATGGCCAAAGACGAGGGCAAAATATTGTTTTGACAACCATGTGGCTCCTAAGGAGGACTGGGAAACTTTCCCATTGTTGAAAGTAAAAATTACCTCAG AAAGTTTCCATGAGTGTGAAGACTACGATCAAACCAGCCATGCTGAACTATGTGAAGAAGATGAAGACGAAGAGGTTGTAGTCAAAAAAaggatgaaaaaaacaaaacagtttgaCGATTTTGTTGAAG gaTCTGACCTGTCTGAGGCGACTGCTGAGGAGGATGATAAAGAAAAGCGGAAAGGAG ATTCCAGTCCAATAATTCCAGTATTTCCCACCCCACCAATCAAGTTAAAGAATG TGGGCGTCGACAGATCAAATAGTG GTTCACCCAGGTCTGCGGGCCGTGACAGGTCAACTGGTC GTACAGCCAGGTCTGCAGGCCGTGACAGGTCAACTAGTC GTTCACCCAGGTCTGCGGGCCGTGACAGGTCAACTAGTC GTTCACCCAGGTCTGCAGGCCGTGACAGGACAACTAGTC GCACACCCAGGTCTTTGGACCGCGACAGGTCAACTAGTG ATtcgtccaggtccaggtccaggtctgTGGGCCGGGACAGTTCAATTAGTT GTTCATCCAGGTCTGTGGGCTGGGACAATTCAAGCAGTC GTGTACACAGGTCCCAGGCTGTGGAAG GTCTTTCACATGAAATGTCCAGTTATAATAGGGATGTGCCAACCACATTCCCCCTGTCAGAAGCGA AATTCCAAAAAATAGTGCTGACAAAGCTGGTGACTCTCACTGATGAGGTCAAACAACTCCAGAGGAGCATGCCTAAatctagcattgagatcataAAGATTAACACCTTGGAAGAGTTCGAGAGGGAGGAGGCTTCTCTTCTGGataaaaacaaatttgaaaCCTTG gTTTGTCAGCTGGCAAGAGTGGGTGGGAAAGATGTAAAGGACTGCACGCACAAAGTGATGGacag GCTCTTCACCAACAACCTAATGACACTGTTTAATTTGAAagggaagggaaaaaaagataaaattgGGCTCGAAGACAAGAAATTGTTTTCAGCAATAAAAG CTGCTGTCATGAAATGGGACGCAGCTGCCACAGAGGCCCAAATAAAGTCGGCGGCATCGGACCACCTAAAACATGCCCCTGGGAGAGTAGGGGGTGGtggttataaataa